A stretch of DNA from Sphingomonas sp. SORGH_AS_0879:
CCTGGGGCCGATCCGGGTGGTGTTCCACGGATGGGAGGAGGCGAAGGTGTCGATATTGTCGTGGTGATTGGCGAGCGCGACGAAATATCTGGCGCCGGCGCGGGTATAGAGATCGAGCAGGTGTTCGGGGTTCCAGCGCTCCGCCTTCCACTGGCCCGCCACGTCGAGAAAACCGACCTTGCTGGGATGGCCGTACTTCCTGACGTGGGCGTTATAAGCACGCGAGCCCTGGATATACATGTCGCGGGCATACCAGTCGCCCTCCTCCGGCACGCATTGCGGTCCCCAATGCGCCCACATCCCGAATTTGGCATCGCGATACCAGTCGGGCGCGCGGTAACCGGCGGACAGCGATGCCCAGTCCGGCGTGAAGGGACGGTCCTGCGCCGTCGCCATGCCGACGGCTCCCGCCGGAGAGGACAGCGCCGTCGACGCGCCCGCCATTCCGACCGCCCCCAACAGATCGCGCCGATTGACCTTCATCCCGCCCTCCCGTCACACCCGCAGCACTGCCGGTCTTGTCGGAGTTAAGCTGTCATTCCGTTCGATACCATGCAAGCGCTTTCATCAGCGATATGGAAAATTCGCCTGTGATATCACCAATGGCCAACCAAAGCCAAAGGATACGACCGGAGATAGAGTTTTGGTTAGTCCAAATTCACGCCTGCAAAGCGGCCAGTGCCTCGTCGCGCACCGGGATCGCGCCGGACCGCATTACCGTCCAGCCCGCCAGCATATGCCCCCGAACCGCTGCCTCCTCCGGCGACGCCCCGTCGAGCCGCGCACCCAGATATCCCGCGTTGAAGGCGTCGCCCGCCCCGCTGGTATCGCGTGGCGACAGGCGCTCGTGCGGGGGAACGACACCGACGCCGCCGAGCAGACAGCCCTCGGCACCAAGCTTCACCACGACTTCCCGCGCACCGAGCCCCTGCCAATGCGCCTGCACCTCCGCCGCCGAGGTCGCGCCGTTCAGCATCGCCTCGTCCTCCAGCGTGGGCAGGCCGATATCGCAGACCGCGATGGCGCGGCGGCAGAGATGCTGCGCCTCCTGCTGGTCGCGGAACAGGCGTGGACGGTAATTGCCGTCGAACGCGACCCGACCACCTCGCGCCCGCACGCGACCGGCCAGCGCGATCAACCGATCGCGTCCCTCGTCATCGAGAATGGCCATCGTGATCAGCGAGAAAAGCAGCAGATCGGCCTGTTCCGCCGCCGCCATCACCGCGTCCGCACCGGGCAGGGACAGGGTCCGCCGCGCTGCGCTCTCACCACGCCAATAGGCGAAGCTGCGCTCGCCATTCGCATCGGTCGCGATGGCGTACAGCCCCGGCATCCGGCTCGGATCACGCTGGATCAGCGAGGTGTCGATCCCCTCGACCGCCCAGTCGCGCAGCAATCCGGCGCTGAACGCATCCTCGCCCAGCGCCGTGACATAGCGCACGTGCCGCCCCATCCGCGCCAGATGGATCGCGGTGTTCAGCGTGTCGCCGCCATGGCTGAGCCGCCACAGATCGCCCTCCGCGCGCGACAACTCGACCATTCCTTCGCCGACGATCACGATCCGCATCGATATTCTCTCCTACAGGCCCATGGCGCCATAGCCGCCCTATAGTGGCAAGGCCAAAATTTGTAACTGGTCAACCAGACCGGGCGATGCTACCGCGAACGCGGAAAAACCAGGGTTCGGGACGGGGATGACGGCGTGTTGATGATCCAGTCTATGCGGTGGTTCGGCCCCGCCGATCCCATCCCCTTGTCCCATATCCGCCAGGCGGGTGCCACGGAAGTCGTGACCGCGCTGCACGAAATTCCCAACGGCATGGTCTGGCCGCGCGAGGCGATCGCGGAGCGGCGCGCGATGATCGAGGCGGCGGGACTCGGCTGGTCGACCGTCGAGAGCCTGCCCGTCCATGACGCGATCAAGCGGGGCGAACTGACCGACGAACTGGTCCGGGCCTATGGCGACAGCCTGCGCAATCTCGCGGCCGAGGGCATCCGCACCGTCACCTATAATTTCATGCCGCTGCTCGACTGGACCCGGACCGATCTGGACTGGCGACTGCCCGACGGCGCGACCGCCTTGCGGTTCGAATGGGCGGCGGTGGCGGCCTATGACATCCATATGCTGCGCCGTCCGGGGGCAGAGGCGGATTATTCGGACCGCGTCCGCGCCGCCGCCGCCCGGCGCTTCGCCACGATGAGCCCGGAAGAGCGCCATAAGCTGGAACGCACGATCATCGCCGGCCTGCCAGGCAGCGAGGAGAGCTTCGACTCGCCCGCCTTCCAGCGCGCGATCGACACCTATGCCGGGATCGATGCCGAGGCGCTGCGCGCCAACCATATCGCCTTCCTGCGCGCGGTCTGCCCGATCGCCGAGGAAGTCGGCATAAAGCTGGTCGTCCATCCCGACGATCCCCCCTTCCCCATTTTCGGCCTGCCCCGCGTCGTCAGCACCGCCGAGGATCTGGACCATCTCTATGCCGCCGTGCCGTCACTGGCGAATGGGTTGTGCTTCTGTACGGGCTCGTTCGGGGCGCGGCCCGATAACGACCTGCCCGCGATGGTCCGCCGCTTTGCCGATCGAATCGACTTTCTCCACCTCCGCTCGGTCGGCTGGGAAGAGGGCGAGCGCAACTTCCATGAGGCCGAGCATCTGGGCGGCCATGCCCGGATGACCGAGGTCATGCGGGCGATCGTCGAAATTTCGCATGTTCAGGGTCGTTCGATCGTGATGCGGCCCGACCATGGCCATCGGATGATGGACGACCTTCATCGCACCTCCAATCCGGGCTATTCGTTGCTGGGCCGGATGCGGGGTATGGCCGAACTGCGCGGGCTGGAGCGAGGAATCGTGCATATGTTGGGTCTTGGCGACACACGGGCGAAGGCCGAACCGGAGTTGACCGCATGACCCGTCCGCTGGCGCTGCACCCCGACCGGCTGTTCCCCGCCGACCCGACGATACGCGGGATCGCCCGCACGCTGTACGCCGAAGTCGCCGTCCTGCCGATCATCAGCCCGCACGGCCATACCGATCCGCGCTGGTTCGCGACCGACGAGCCGTGGCGCGATGCCAGCGACCTGCTGCTCGCGCCCGATCACTATGTCTTCCGCATGCTCTACAGCCAGGGCATCGCGCTGGACGATCTGGGCATTCCCCATCGCGGCGGCCGCCCCTCCACTGATCCGCGCGTCGCGTGGAAGCTGTTCGCGGCGAACTATCACCTGTTCCGGGGCACGCCGTCCCGCATGTGGCTAGACCATGTCTTTGCGGAGGTGTTCGGCTTCGACGTGGCGCTGGAGGCGGCGACCGCCGACCGCTATTTCGACGCGATCGGCGAGGCGCTGGCCACGCCCGCCTTCCGCCCGCGCGCGCTGTTCGAGCGGTTCCGTATCGAATGCCTCGCCACGACCGAGGGCGCCGACGATCCGCTGATCCATCACCAGGCGATCAGGGAGTCGGGCTGGCAGGGCCGCGTCATCACCACCTATCGCCCCGACAGCGTGATCGATGTCGAGCATGAGCAGTTCGCCGGCGCGATGCAGCGTTTCGCCGAGTTGACCGGCGAGGATGTCCATAGCTGGTCGGGCTATCTCGCCGCCCATGCCAAGCGCCGCGCCGCCTTCCGCGCTTTGGGCGCGACCGCGACCGATCATGGCCATCCGACAGCGGCGACCGCGAACCTGTCGACGGTGGAATGCGAGGCGCTGTTCGCGCGCATCGTCGGCGGCGGCTGGACGCCTGCGGACGCCGAACTCTTCCGCGCGCAGATGCTGACCGAGATGGCGAAGATGAGCGTCGCGGACGGCATGACGATGCAGATACACCCCGGATCCTATCGCAACCACAATGCGGGGCTGTTCGCCAGCCATGGTCGCGACAAGGGCGCGGACATGCCGATGCGCACCGATTATGTCCATGCGCTCAAGCCCATGCTCGACGTGGTCGGCAATGAGCGCGACCTGACCATCATCCTCTTCACGCTGGACGAAAGCGTCTATGCGCGCGAACTGGCGCCGCTGGCCGGACATTATCCCTGCCTGAAGCTCGGTCCCGCCTGGTGGTTCCATGACAGCCCGGAAGGGATGCGCCGCTTCCGCGAGATGACGACCGAGACGGCGGGCTTCTACAACACGGTCGGGTTCAACGACGACACCCGCGCCTTCCTGTCGATCCCGGCGCGGCACGACGTCGCGCGGCGGGTCGATTGCGGCTTTCTGGCGCGGCTGGTTGCCGAGCATCGGCTGGAGGAGGACGAGGCGGTCGACCTGGCCCATGCGCTGACCAACGGGCTGGTCCGTTCGGCGTACCGCTTGTGACCCGGCTGAGCGAGGCGACCACCGCCGCCCTGCCCGCCACCGTCGCGCGGCCCGGTTACGACCGGGCGAGCCAGCGGATCGGGATCGTGCATATCGGGCTGGGCGCGTTCCACCGGGCGCATCAGGCGGTCTATACCGACGACGCGATGGCGGCGGGCGACCGTGACTGGGCCATTGCGGCGGCATCGCTCCGTTCGTCGGCGGTCTGCGATGCCCTGGCCCCGCAGGACGGGCTCTATACCGTCACCGAACGGTCGGGCGCGGGCGAGGCCGTTCGCCTGATCGGCGCGATCCGCGAGGTGACGGTCGCGGCCAAGGCGCCCGAGCGGCTGGCGGCATTGCTGGTCTCGGCGGATACGCGCGTCGTGACGCTGACCGTGACCGAGAAGGGCTATTGGCGGCGTCCAGACGGCGCGACCGATCTGGCGGGGATCGTCGCGGACGGGAACAGCATCTACCATTACCTAGCGCGGGCCGTGGTTGCGCGTCGGGCGGCGGGATTGGGACCGCTGACACTGGTGAACTGCGACAATCTGCCCGACAATGGCCGGGTGCTGCGCGCCGGTGTGAGTGCGTTCCTCGACCATCGGGGTCAGGGTGCCGCGCGCGACTGGTTCGAGCGGGACTGGCGCTGCCCCAATACCATGGTCGACAGGATCGTCCCCGCCGTCACCGATGCCGACCGTGCGAAGGTCGAGGCGGCACTGGGGATGCGCGACGAAGCGGCGGTCATCACCGAACCCTATCGCCAATGGGTGATCGAGGACGATTTCGCCGGGGACCGTCCCCGCTGGGACGTGGGCGGCGCGCAGTTCGTCGCCGATGTCGCGCCCTATGAGACCGCGAAGCTGCGTATGCTCAACGGCGCGCATTCGGCGCTGGCCTATCTGGGGCTGGAGCGCGGGCATGAATTCGTCCACCAGGCGGTCGCCGATCCCACCATCCGCCCGGTCGTGAAAGCATTGATGCGCGACGAGGCAGCCACCAGCTTCACCTCCGCCAAAGGCCAGGCACTCGGCCCCTATGCCGATGCTCTGCTAGCCCGTTTCGCCAATACCACGCTGGAACACCGCCTGTCGCAGATCGCCAGCGACGGGTCGCAGAAGGTGGGGCCACGCTGGCTGTCATCGCTGGCGGCGCATGGCGGCGACGCGCCCGCAACGCTGACCGCGCTGGCCGCGTGGCTGCGCTTCATCCGCACGGGTCATGATGCGTCGCCCGATCCTCGCCGGGCGGAACTGGCCGGACTATGGGCCAAAGGCGATGCGGCATCGGTGGTCGATGCGCTGTTCGGGCCGGGCGGCTCGATGGCGAGTCAATGGCAGCCGACCGAGGCGCAGCGTGCGGCCCTCGTCCGCCAGGTCGCCCCATAAATTCCTCCCCTGCAAAGGATTCCTCTGCGAAACGGCTCATTTGTGACCGAGGATCTGGGCGAGGCTTTCGCTGCAGGGATCCGGTACGGGCCTTGGTCAGCTTTGGCTGGCCGGTTTGGAGGGGCAGGATCGCTCCGGCTCAGCCAGCGGCAAGGATGGCGGCGCGTCTGAGATTGTAGATGGTGGCAAAGGCGAGGAAGTCTGCGGCGTTCCGCTCGATCGACAGGCATCTGGTGCGCGCCTTGCCGTAGAGGCGCTTCATGGCGCTGAAGACCGCCTCGACAGGGGCGCGCCGTCTGGCGATGAGGTGGTTGCGCCGGGCCTGCCAGCGCGGCAGCTTTGGCATGTAGCGGTGCCGGCGATGCATGATGCGATCCTTGATCCCGGCCGCCTTCAGGGCCTTGCGACGCGCCTGGCCCTCATAGGCCCGGTCGGCATAGACCGCGCCTTCGTCGCCGCAGACCAGCGCGTCGGCCCGTTCGACATCCTGGACCCTGGCCGAGGTGAAGGCCAGCTTGCGGATCAGGCCCGAGCCCTCGTCCATGCCGATATGGAAGCGGTAGCCGAACACCGGCTTGCCGTCCTTGCGCGTCCAGTCGGCACCCGGCTCCTGGGGGTGCGGATCACCCGGCGCGATCCCGTCCCCGCGCGGGGGCTTGCGGGTCGCCTTGACCACCGAGGCATCGAGGATCGTCCCCCGCCGCCGCCGCCGCGCGAAACCGGCACAGCGTCGTCTCGTCCGGCGTGCCGCCATCCAGCGCAAAGCCGCAGAACCGCCGGAACGACAGCCGGTCGAGCAGCGCCTCCTCCAGCCCGGGGTCCGACGGATCATACAACGCCTGCAGATACAGCGCCTTGACCATCGCCAGCGGCGCATAGGGCGGTCGACCCGTCCGACCCTGCCGCAGCGGCGACACCAGCGGCTCCAGCCGGCTCCAGTCGATCAGCCGCTCGATCCCCGACAGCTTCGCATTCGATCCCAAGCGCGGATCCATCAACGCTTCCACCAGCGATCGCTGCTCGACCATCACCATGCCCTCCTGCCCGCACAGTGAATCACTCAACCATCCTCATTGCCAGACGTTTCGCAGAGGAATCCTGCAAGGGGAGGTGGCAGGCCGTCAGGCCTGACGGAGGGGTGTCGCGCTCTCGATAAGGGGACACCCCTCCACCATGCTGCGCATGGTCCCCCTCCCCAAGCATGGCTTGGGGAGGAATTGGCGGGATTACTGTCCGTCCTTGGGCGCGTCTTCCGCAGGAGCGTCGCCCGGCGTGCGCTCGACGCGGGAGGTCATGCCGGTGGCCGATGCGTCGTCCATCATCTGCTGATCGGCGGTTCGCTCGGGCGGTGGGGGCGGTGCGGCCTCGGCCATGTTGGCGGGGGCGGCGGCGGGTTCCGCCTCATTCTCCGTCGCGGCCATGTTCTCCTCGGGCATCGCCTCTTCGACCCCGGCGTCATTCTCCACCGTGGTGACCGGCTGTTCCTCGGGCTCGGAACGCGAGCAACCGGCCAGCGCGGGCAGCAACAACCCCGCCGCCAGCAACGCCATGGTGCGCTTGTTCGTGATCGTCCTCATAGTCCTGCCTGAGCCCTTTTAGTTCGTGTTGGCCTGCGCACGCTCGGCGGAGCGCGCCTCGATCTTGGTCGCCAGTTGCGCGTCCCAGCCATAGGGGTCCTCGCGGAAGCCCACCTGGCCATCGGCATTGGCGAAGGCGGTCCAGTAGAGCAGATAGACCGCCACCGGCTCCGCCATGGTCGCGCGCACCGTCTTGCCCGACGCCAGCACCGCGTCGACCTGCGCCGGTTGCCATTCGGGCGTGGTCTTCAGCATCAGCGCGGCGAGGTCGGCGGGCTTTTCCAGCCGGACGCAGCCATGGCTGGCCAGCCGGTCGAACTTCGAAAAGCCCGATTGCGCGGGCGTGTCGTGCAGATAGACCGCGAAATCGTTGGGGAAATCGAACTTGAACCGCCCCAGCGCGCTTTTCTCCGACGATTGCTGCAACCGCTTGCTGCCGTCGCCATTGTCGATCACGCGAAAGCCCGCGCGCTTCAGATAGCCGGGATTGGCACGCTCCTTGGGCCACAATTCCTTGTTCGCGATCGAGCTGGGCACGTTCCAGGGCGGGTTCAGCACGATGCTGCGGATCGTCGAGACCAGCATCGGCGTCTCGTTGCCCGGGCGGCCCGTCACCGCCTTCATCGACATGACCGGATTGTCGCCATCGAACACGGTCAGCACGGCGGCGGCGATGTTCACCTGGACGCGCTTGGCTTCCAACTGCTGCGGCAGCCAGCGCCAGCGCTCCATGTTCGCCATGATCTGGCGGATGCGCTGCGACACCGGCACGTTGAGCACGGCGATGGTCTGCGACCCCACGGTGCCGACCGGGTTCAGCCCATAGCGCCGCTGCGCTCGGCGCACCGCCGCCAGCAGATCCTCGTCGAATGTCTCGCCGCTGGTGCTGACCCCGGAATCCTCCATCGCCAGCCGCTTGCGCAGCGCCAGCACCTGCGGCCCGCTCGCCCCGAAATTGATCGTGGTCGCCGGCAACGCGGTCCAGCCGCCCGCCGCCGCCATCGCGCGATAGCGGGCCAGCCCCTTCACCAGCGCGTCATAGCCCGCATAGGGCGGCGGCAGCGAGGCGATCCACGCCGCCAGCCGGTCGCGACGCACCGCATCGGCAAAGCCCGGCAGCGGGTCATAGGCCTGGGGACGGATGCCCCAATCCTTGGTGAAATCGGCGGTATCCAGCCGACCGGCATGAACCGCATGGGCATAATCGAGCGCGACGCGGGTCAGCACGGCTGGCGACAGGCCGGACAGGTCGCGCGGCGGCCCCTGTCGCAGCCCCTGGGACACCTCACTCTGTGCCACCAGGGTGGCGAGTTGGCGAAGCTGTGCGTCGGACAGGGTCGGCACGGCGACGCTGGGCACGGCGGTCTGCGGCAGGGGCTGGACGATGGGGCCGCCCGGCATCTGCGCCTGGGCGGGCGGGCCCGGCAGCATCACCGGCGGCGGCGCGACCTGCGCCATCAGGGGCGTGGCCACCAGCGACCCCGCCGCCAGCGAGCCGAGAAGCCGGGCGATGGAGGGGCCTAAAACGGGGAAATGCGATGCGGTCATGTCGGTATGATAGCCCCTATTCATCGGAATGTCGTCGCAGGAGCGCGCGCTTATAACACGCAATCCTACGCCAAGCTGAACCGATCGCGGGATCGACGGGGAATTTCATGCCCGACCGTTGTGCCAGAGCCGATCGGCATTCAGATATGCTCTTCTTCTCCCTCGCCCCTCGTAGAGGGGAGAGGGTTGCGCAGACTTGGTCTTTGCGCAGCAAAGGCTTAGTCGGAGCTGGGTGAGGGGTGGAGCGCGCAAAGCGCGCGCGAGCCTGCGGCTCGCTCAACCCCTCACCCAAGCTGCGCTAGCCAGCACACTGGCAAGCTCCGCTAACCCTCTCCCCTATCCAGGGGAGAGGGAAGATGGAGTAGCATGAATGTTGATTGGCCCTGGATCGCCATCGTTCGACGAAGCGAGGGAAGGCCCTTCTCATCACACGCTTCCACCGCTTCCGACAACGCTGCCCGGCGTCGTGCTGCGGATCACCAGCTCGGTCGCGATGGTTTCCGCCTCGGGGCGCAGTTCGCCGCCCTCCAGCGCGTCGATCAGCCGCGCCACCGCCCGCGCGCCCATCTCGGCCATCGGCGCGCGGACGGTGGTCAGCCTGAGATAGCGGGCCAGAGGAATATCGTCGAAGCCCGTCACCGCGACCGCGCCGGGCACGTCCACCCCCGCCTCGCGCAATGCCGCCATCACGCCCAGCGCCATCATGTCGTTCGCCGCAACGATGCCGTCACAGGCGATGTCCCGCGCACGCAGTTCCGCGACCGCCGCGCCGCCCGATTCCTCGTGGAAATCGCCCTCGATCACGATCGGCTCGGCCTCGGGGACCAGGCGCGCCATCGCGTCGAGAAAGCCCCTGCGCCGCTCCTCCGCATCGATATTGGCGGGCGGTCCCGAGACATGGACCAGCGCGCGCCGCCCCTGCGCCACCAGATGCGCGACGCTCGCCGCGATCCCGGCGGCATTGTCGATGCGCAGTGCGGCACGGGCCGCGCCGGGCGACGAATTGACCAGCATGGCGGGCATGTCGGGCGGCAACGCCTCGTCCAGCGCTTGGGTGTCCAATTGCGGGGCCATGACGATCATTCCGTCGACCCGTCCCCGCATCGACCGCACCGCCTGTGCCGCCAGCACGGCATCGGCGTGCATGTTGGACAGGAGCAGGTGATAGCCCCGCGCCGTCACTTCCCGGTCCATGCCGCGCACGATCTCCGAGAAGAATTCGCCGTGCAGGTCGGGCAGGACGACACCGATCGCATGGCTGCGCGACAAGGACAGGCTTCGCGCGCCGGCATGGGGGACATAGCCGAGCGACTGCGCCACCGCCATGATCCGCGCCCGCGTCTCCGGATGGACGCTGACATGCCCGTTCATCACGCGCGAGACCGACGCGACGGAGACCGCCGCTTCGCGTGCCACATCGCGGATCGTGGCCGATCCCTGCCTCACACCCCACCCCTTTCCCGGACATGACCGGGTCGATCCGGCTGGGCCCAACGCGGCTTGTGCGAGGGGCCCAGCCTGTGTAACCGGTTACAAAAGGCTGTCACTGCAAAAGTCCATGCGACCGGTGAAGCGCAGGACGTTCGCCCGATCGTGGCATGTTAGGAGAGAGATTGTCCATGTCCGACATTCGAATTTCGCGCCGTGCGGCGCTGCTGGGCGCAGGCGCGGTGGCGGCATGGGCGGCCAGCCCGGCCCGTGCGCTGCTGGCGCGGGGCGACGGCACCACCCTGTCCCCGGCGATCGAGGCGATTCTGGCGAAGATGACGCTGGAGGAGAAGGCCGGTCAGTTGCAGCTCAATGCCGCGGCCTGGGGCGGCGGGATCGCCACCGCGCTCAATCCGCCCTCCAACGGCCCCAGCTTCGAGGGGCAGATTGCCGATGCGGTCGCGGGCAAGCTGACCGGCGTTTTCAACGGCAATGGCGCGGAGATGGCGCGGCGGATGCAGGGCGCGGTGATGCGCGATTCGCGCCTGAAGATCCCGCTGATCTTCGCCGCCGATGTGATCCACGGCCATCGCACCATCTTCCCGGTGCCGGTGGCGGAAGCCGCCAGCTTCGAGCCCAATCTCGCCATGCGGACCGCGCGAATGGCGGCGTTCGAGGCGGCGGCGGCGGGCATCGACTGGACCTTCTGTCCGATGGTTGACATCGCGCGCGACCAGCGCTGGGGCCGTACCGTGGAGGGCGCGGGGGAAGACGTGCTGCTCGGCAATCTGTTCGCCGCCGCGCGGGTGAAGGGTTTCCAGGGCGAGGATCTGTCCGCCGACGATGCGGTCATGGCCTGCATCAAGCATATCGCCGCTTACGGCGCGGGCGAGAGCGGGTTGGACTATAATATCGTCGACCTGTCCGAACGGACTCTGCGCGAAGTCTATCTGCCGCCCTACAAGGCCGGGTTCGAGGCGGGCGCGATGAGCGGCATGGCCTCGTTCAACGAGATCGACGGCATCCCCTCGACAGCCAATCCCTGGCTGATGAAGCAGTTGCTGCGCGACGAGTGGAAGTTCCCCGGCATCGTCGTGTCCGACTATACCGGCGATGAAGAGATGATCGCGGCGGGCTTCGCCAAGGACGGCAAGGATGCGGCGCGCCTCGCCTTTCTGGCGGGCGTCGACATGAGCATGCAGTCCAACCTCTATGCCGAGCACCTCCCCGCCCTGGTGCGCGAGGGGGCCGTGCCGCAGGAGGTGCTCGATCGCTCGGTACGGCGGGTGCTGGCGGTCAAGCAGATGCTCGGCCTGTTCGACGATCCCTTCCGCCGGATCGATCGCAAGCGCGAAAAGGCGCGCTCGCGGACCAAGGCCGCGATCGCCCTGTCGCGCGAGGCGGCGCAGAAGGCGATGGTGCTGCTCAAGAATGACGGCGACCTGCTGCCGCTCGACAAGAGCCGCCGGATCGCGCTGATCGGCCCCTTCGCCAGCGGGCAGCACGACCTGAACGGGCCCTGGGTGGTCTATGGCGACAACAACCAGGCGATCGACCTGGCCACTGGCCTGCGCGACGCGGGCGCGCGGAACGTCACCGTCACGCCGGGCTCGGGCGTCGAGCAGCCGCTGCCCGGCGGGATCGAGGCGGCGATCGCGGCGGCGCTGGCTGCGGACGTGGTCGTGCTGGCGATCGGCGAGAGCGAGAGCATGTCGGGCGAGGCGCAGTCGCGCACCTCCATCACCGTCCCCGCGCCACAAATGGAACTGGCCGAGGCGGTGGCGAAGACCGGCAAGCCGGTGGTTGTCCTGCTGAAGAACGGACGGGGCCTCGCGCTGGAGGGGGCGGTGCGCGACGCGCCCGCGATCCTCATCACCTGGTTCCTGGGGTCCGAGACCGGCCATGCCATCGCCGACATCCTGTTCGGCGCGGTCGGCCCCTCGGGCCGCCTGCCGCTGAGCTTTCCGCACGAAAGCGGGCAGGAGCCCTATTATTACGCGCACAAGGCGACGGGCCGCCCCGCGCCCGAGGGCCCGCGCGTCCCCTACAAGACGCAGTGGCGGACCGCGCCCAATGCCGCGCTCTATCCCTTCGGGCACGGCCTGACCTATGGCGCGGTCCGCTATGGGGCGGCGGAGGTGCCCGCGACCCTGGCATGGGACGAGCGGATCACCATATCGGCGACCGTGACCAACACCGGCAAGCGTGCCTGCGAGGAGCTGGTCCAGCTCTATATCCGCGACCGCGTCGCCAGCATCACCCGCCCGGTCCGTGAACTGAAAGCGTTCCGCAAGGTTGCGCTCGCCCCCGGTCAGAGCGAGAAGGTCAGTTTCACCCTGACCCGCGCGCAACTGGAATTTCTGGGCAGGGACCTTCGCCCCACGGTCGAGCCGGGCCTGTTCGACGCCTGGATCGCACCATCGGCCCAGGCCGAGGGCGCGCATGGCACGTTCGAGCTGACAGCATAGCTTGCCAGTAAAGGTCGACATTCATGCCATTCCTCCCCTGGCAGGGGAGGTGACAGGCCGTCAGGCCTGACGGAGGGGTGTCACCCTCTCGATAGCACGACACCCCTCCCCTGAAGGGGAGGGGCTCGGCTCGGATCACTCTATTGCATCCTCTTTGCCGGACCGAATCAATCGTCGGGAAAGCCCCCGAATCCGCTCATAGCGCGGGGGGAAGCCAGGCGGGCTCGAACTGGGGTTGCCGGGGCGACAGCGGCGACAGGCGACGCAGCGCGCCCAGGTCGAGGAGCCGGACCCGGTGCCCCGACCGCGCGACCAGCCCCTCCACTTCCAGCGCGCGGATCGTCCGGTTCACATGCACGGCGGTCAGCCCCAACAGGTCGCCGATGATCTCCTGCGTCAGCGGCATAACGAAGCCATCCTCCTGCACAGCGCCGATCGGGGTCAGCCGGGCGTGGAGATCGAGCAGCAGCCGCGCCAGTTGCTCGCGCGCCGACGCCTTGCCGGTGACGGCCAG
This window harbors:
- a CDS encoding LacI family DNA-binding transcriptional regulator — encoded protein: MRQGSATIRDVAREAAVSVASVSRVMNGHVSVHPETRARIMAVAQSLGYVPHAGARSLSLSRSHAIGVVLPDLHGEFFSEIVRGMDREVTARGYHLLLSNMHADAVLAAQAVRSMRGRVDGMIVMAPQLDTQALDEALPPDMPAMLVNSSPGAARAALRIDNAAGIAASVAHLVAQGRRALVHVSGPPANIDAEERRRGFLDAMARLVPEAEPIVIEGDFHEESGGAAVAELRARDIACDGIVAANDMMALGVMAALREAGVDVPGAVAVTGFDDIPLARYLRLTTVRAPMAEMGARAVARLIDALEGGELRPEAETIATELVIRSTTPGSVVGSGGSV
- a CDS encoding glycoside hydrolase family 3 N-terminal domain-containing protein, translating into MSDIRISRRAALLGAGAVAAWAASPARALLARGDGTTLSPAIEAILAKMTLEEKAGQLQLNAAAWGGGIATALNPPSNGPSFEGQIADAVAGKLTGVFNGNGAEMARRMQGAVMRDSRLKIPLIFAADVIHGHRTIFPVPVAEAASFEPNLAMRTARMAAFEAAAAGIDWTFCPMVDIARDQRWGRTVEGAGEDVLLGNLFAAARVKGFQGEDLSADDAVMACIKHIAAYGAGESGLDYNIVDLSERTLREVYLPPYKAGFEAGAMSGMASFNEIDGIPSTANPWLMKQLLRDEWKFPGIVVSDYTGDEEMIAAGFAKDGKDAARLAFLAGVDMSMQSNLYAEHLPALVREGAVPQEVLDRSVRRVLAVKQMLGLFDDPFRRIDRKREKARSRTKAAIALSREAAQKAMVLLKNDGDLLPLDKSRRIALIGPFASGQHDLNGPWVVYGDNNQAIDLATGLRDAGARNVTVTPGSGVEQPLPGGIEAAIAAALAADVVVLAIGESESMSGEAQSRTSITVPAPQMELAEAVAKTGKPVVVLLKNGRGLALEGAVRDAPAILITWFLGSETGHAIADILFGAVGPSGRLPLSFPHESGQEPYYYAHKATGRPAPEGPRVPYKTQWRTAPNAALYPFGHGLTYGAVRYGAAEVPATLAWDERITISATVTNTGKRACEELVQLYIRDRVASITRPVRELKAFRKVALAPGQSEKVSFTLTRAQLEFLGRDLRPTVEPGLFDAWIAPSAQAEGAHGTFELTA